A genomic window from Glycine soja cultivar W05 chromosome 10, ASM419377v2, whole genome shotgun sequence includes:
- the LOC114371081 gene encoding PH, RCC1 and FYVE domains-containing protein 1-like produces the protein MADLVSYRNADRDIDQALIALKKGAQLLKYGRKGKPKFCPFRLSNDELSLIWISSSGERNLKLSSVSRIIPGQRTAVFQRYLCPEKDYLSFSLIYNNGKRSLDLICKDKVEAEVWIAGLKALISSGQGGRSKIDGWSDGGLYLDDSRDLTSNSPSESSASVSRDISSPDVSVSLANTSPQSFYFESTLNIERSHAPSNPSNMQVKGSSSDVFRVSVSSAPSTSSHGSAPDDYDALGDVYIWGEVICENVVKVGAEKSASYFSPRTDILLPRPLESNVVLDVLQIACGVKHAALVTRQGELFTWGEESGGRLGHGVGKNVIQPRLVEAMASTTVDFVACGEFHTCAVTMAGELYTWGDGTHNAGLLGHGTDVSHWIPKRIAGPLEGLQVALVTCGPWHTALITSTGQLFTFGDGTFGVLGHGDRENVSYPREVESLSGLRTIAVACGVWHTAAVVEVIVTQSSASVSSDKLFTWGDGDKNRLGHGDKDARLEPTCVSLLIDSNFHRIACGHSLTVGLTTSGEVFTMGSSVYGQLGNPQSDGKVPCLVKDKLAGESVEEIACGAYHVAVLTSKNEVYTWGKGANGRLGHGDVEDRKTPTLVEALKDRHVKYIACGSNYSAAICLHKWVSGAEQSQCSACRQAFGFTRKRHNCYNCGLVHCHSCSSRKALRASLAPNPGKPYRVCDSCFVKLIKVAESGNNNRRNAMPRLSGENKDRLEKSELRLTKTAVPSNMDLIKQLDSKAAAKQGKKADTFSLVRTSQPQSLLQLKDVVLSTAIDLKRTAPRPVLTPSGVSSRSVSPFSRRPSPPRSATPIPTTSGLSFSKSITDSLKKTNELLNQEVLKLRGQVETLRQRCELQELELQRSTKKTQEAMALAAEESAKSKAAKEVIKSLTAQLKDLAERLPPGAYDAENIRPAYLPNGLEPNGIHYPELNGERHTRAESISGSSLASIGLESSLLNRTEGTLPGSYGANLYLQNRGSVTSNGTDDYPNVKLPNGSSMIQPSSSTVSDMVDGRDSGDFQDDESGLRSRNTIVPANSNQVEAEWIEQYEPGVYITLVALGDGTRDLKRVRFSRRRFGEHQAETWWSENRDRVYERYNVRSTDKSSGQAARRTEGAGSPVL, from the exons ATGGCAGATCTTGTTAGCTACAGGAATGCCGACCGTGACATCGACCAA GCATTGATTGCTTTGAAAAAGGGTGCTCAACTACTTAAATATGGTCGTAAGGGAAAACCTAAGTTTTGTCCGTTTAGACTTTCCAAT GATGAATTGTCTTTAATCTGGATATCCAGTAGTGGAGAAAGAAATCTGAAGCTATCTTCTGTCTCAAGAATTATTCCTGGACAAAGAACT GCTGTTTTCCAACGATATCTGTGTCCTGAGAAGGACTATCTATCTTTTTCACTTATTTATAACAACGGGAAGCGATCCCTTGATTTG ATTTGCAAGGATAAAGTTGAGGCAGAAGTGTGGATTGCTGGTCTCAAGGCACTGATATCTTCCGGTCAAGGTGGGCGTTCCAAAATTGATGGATGGAGTGATGGAGGCCTATATCTTGAT GACAGTAGAGACTTGACATCAAATAGTCCTAGTGAAAGTTCAGCTAGTGTTTCACGTGACATCAGTTCTCCTGACGTTTCTGTTAGTCTGGCAAATACTTCTCCACAATCCTTTTACTTTGAGAGTACCTTAAATATTGAAAGGTCACATGCACCATCAAACCCATCAAATATGCAAGTGAAAGGATCTAGTTCAGATGTTTTTCGTGTTAGTGTCTCAAGTGCCCCCAGCACATCCAGTCATGGGTCTGCACCCGATGATTATGATGCTCTTGGGGATGTATACATATGGGGGGAGGTTATCTGTGAGAATGTTGTGAAAGTTGGTGCTGAGAAAAGTGCTAGTTATTTTAGCCCAAGGACAGATATTCTCCTCCCCAGGCCACTGGAGTCCAATGTGGTTTTAGATGTGCTTCAAATAGCATGTGGTGTTAAACATGCTGCTCTTGTCACAAGGCAAGGTGAACTTTTTACATGGGGTGAAGAGTCTGGAGGACGCCTTGGCCATGGTGTTGGGAAGAATGTGATTCAACCTCGTCTAGTTGAAGCAATGGCTTCCACAACTGTTGATTTTGTTGCCTGTGGGGAGTTCCATACCTGTGCTGTTACAATGGCTGGGGAACTATATACATGGGGTGATGGTACTCATAATGCCGGGCTTCTTGGTCATGGCACTGATGTTAGTCATTGGATACCGAAGAGAATTGCAGGTCCACTAGAGGGGCTTCAAGTTGCTTTAGTCACTTGTGGTCCGTGGCACACAGCCTTGATAACTTCAACTGGGCAGCTCTTCACATTTGGTGATGGAACATTTGGTGTCCTAGGCCATGGAGATAGGGAAAATGTTTCATATCCTAGAGAAGTAGAATCCTTATCTGGGTTGAGGACAATAGCTGTTGCTTGTGGAGTTTGGCATACTGCAGCTGTTGTAGAGGTTATTGTGACACAATCAAGTGCTAGTGTATCATCAGATAAATTGTTTACATGGGGCGATGGAGATAAAAATCGCCTTGGACACGGAGACAAGGATGCCCGGCTTGAACCAACTTGTGTATCTTTACTTATTGATTCCAATTTTCATAGAATTGCTTGCGGGCACAGTTTGACAGTAGGCCTGACAACATCCGGAGAAGTTTTTACAATGGGAAGCTCTGTTTATGGTCAGCTTGGGAATCCCCAGTCCGATGGAAAGGTGCCATGTTTGGTTAAAGACAAGCTTGCAGGAGAATCCGTTGAAGAAATTGCATGTGGGGCTTATCATGTTGCTGTTTTAACTTCCAAAAATGAAGTTTACACTTGGGGGAAGGGTGCAAATGGGAGATTGGGTCATGGAGATGTTGAAGATCGAAAAACACCGACTTTAGTTGAAGCCTTGAAAGATAGACATGTGAAATATATCGCATGTGGTTCGAACTACTCTGCCGCCATATGCCTTCATAAGTGGGTATCCGGTGCTGAGCAGTCTCAGTGCTCTGCTTGTAGACAGGCATTTGGGTTCACTAGAAAGAGACACAACTGTTATAATTGTGGACTCGTGCACTGTCATTCATGTAGTTCTAGGAAAGCATTAAGAGCTTCCCTTGCTCCTAATCCTGGGAAGCCCTATCGTGTTTGTGATTCTTGTTTCGTAAAATTAATCAAGGTTGCAGAATCGGGCAATAATAATCGGAGGAATGCTATGCCTCGTTTGTCAGGTGAAAACAAGGACAGATTAGAGAAGTCTGAGCTAAGATTGACCAAGACAGCAGTCCCTTCTAATATGGATTTGATAAAGCAGCTTGATAGTAAGGCAGCAGCCAAACAGGGGAAGAAGGCTGATACATTCTCTCTGGTTCGCACCTCACAACCACAATCTTTGCTACAGCTCAAAGATGTTGTCTTGTCTACTGCTATTGATTTGAAGCGAACAGCTCCAAGACCTGTTCTGACACCATCTGGAGTGAGTTCCAGGTCTGTATCCCCTTTCTCTAGAAGACCAAGCCCGCCTCGTTCAGctacacctattccaacaacaTCGGGACTTTCCTTCTCTAAAAGTATTACTGATAGTTTGAAGAAAACAAACGAACTTTTGAATCAGGAAGTGTTGAAGTTACGCGGTCAG GTTGAGACCCTGAGACAGAGATGTGAACTGCAAGAATTGGAGCTTCAAAGGTCAACAAAAAAGACTCAGGAAGCTATGGCACTGGCTGCCGAGGAATCTGCCAAATCTAAGGCTGCAAAGGAAGTTATAAAGTCACTTACAGCACAG CTCAAAGATCTGGCTGAGAGGCTTCCTCCCGGTGCTTATGATGCTGAAAACATCAGACCAGCTTACCTGCCAAATGGTCTGGAGCCAAATGGCATCCACTATCCAGAATTAAACGGTGAACGTCACACCAGGGCAGAGTCCATCAGTGGCTCTAGTTTGGCTTCCATAGGACTTGAATCATCCCTATTGAATAGAACCGAGGGCACTTTGCCTGGAAGCTATGGAGCTAATCTTTACCTGCAAAACCGGGGATCTGTAACCTCTAATGGGACAGATGATTACCCGAATGTTAAATTGCCAAATGGCAGCAGCATGATTCAGCCAAGCAGCAGTACTGTGTCAGATATGGTTGATGGTAGGGATTCTGGAGATTTCCAAGATGATGAGAGTGGTTTGAGATCAAGAAACACCATAGTGCCTGCTAATAGTAATCAAGTTGAGGCAGAATGGATTGAACAATATGAACCTGGTGTCTACATTACACTGGTCGCCTTGGGTGATGGAACAAGAGATCTGAAGCGAGTGCGATTCAG CCGGCGAAGATTTGGAGAGCACCAAGCAGAGACTTGGTGGTCGGAGAACCGCGATAGGGTATACGAAAGGTACAATGTTCGAAGCACGGACAAGTCTTCCGGCCAAGCGGCACGTAGGACAGAGGGTGCTGGTTCACCTGTTTTATAA